The Vanessa atalanta chromosome 2, ilVanAtal1.2, whole genome shotgun sequence genome has a segment encoding these proteins:
- the LOC125070155 gene encoding b(0,+)-type amino acid transporter 1-like isoform X1, with amino-acid sequence MSDAMRDTLASLLRSSVRAQAHTENADKLHNGAITPVLVFPNEGSTREGGLVWRGCAANCDAEDGTAGTLTDGNANPGDKLEGSDAAPDDPVHLKRRVGLFSGVALIVGTMIGSGIFVSPSGLLERTGSVGISFIIWMACGLLSLLGALAYAELGTMNTSSGAEYAYFMDAFGGPPAFLFSWVSTLVLKPSQMAIICLSFAKYAVEPFVSECEPPNALVKLVAVISIVMILAVNCYSVNLATKVQNIFTAAKLVAIAIIVCGGAYKLILGNTRHLQEPNFASSTATLGNIATAFYTGLWAYDGWNNLNYVTEEIKNPSKNLPLSIIIGIPLVTLCYALVNVSYLAVMSVSEMADSEAVAVTFGNRLLGPLAWLMPLAVTISTFGSANGTLFVAGRLCFAASREGHLLDILSYVHVRRFTPAPGLIFHSLIAVAMVLYGTIDSLIDFFSFTAWIFYGGAMLALIVMRYTKPNAPRPYKVPIIIPYVVLIVSAYLVVAPIIDKPQWEYLYAGGFILGGLLVYLPFVKWGYSLPFMDKITVFLQMVLEVVPTSTTFEY; translated from the exons ATGAGCGATGCGATGCGCGACACACTAGCGTCATTGCTGCGTAGCTCAGTCCGTGCGCAGGCGCATACAGAAAACGCGGACAAATTACACAATGGAGCTATTACTCCTGTTTTGGTCTTCCCAAATGAAG GGAGCACACGCGAAGGCGGATTGGTGTGGCGCGGGTGCGCCGCCAACTGCGACGCCGAAGACGGCACGGCGGGAACACTCACCGACGGCAACGCCAACCCAGGAGACAAG CTGGAGGGGTCGGACGCAGCTCCGGACGACCCTGTTCACCTCAAGAGACGGGTGGGACTCTTCAGTGGGGTGGCTCTAATCGTCGGCACTATGATTG GTTCTGGAATATTCGTGTCGCCCTCTGGGCTTTTGGAGCGCACGGGCTCAGTGGGCATAAGCTTCATCATTTGGATGGCGTGTGGCCTACTCTCCCTGCTCG GAGCGCTCGCATACGCGGAGCTAGGAACGATGAATACATCATCCGGAGCTGAGTACGCGTATTTTATGGACGCTTTCGGAGGACCTcctgcatttttattttcatgg gTCTCGACTTTAGTACTGAAACCATCTCAAATGGCTATCATCTGCCTCAGCTTCGCAAAATATGCTGTAGAGCCGTTCGTGTCTGAGTGCGAACCACCAAACGCTCTTGTCAAGCTAGTGGCCGTCATATCTATTG TAATGATTCTGGCGGTCAACTGCTACAGTGTGAACTTGGCGACGAAAGTCCAGAACATCTTCACTGCGGCAAAATTAGTGGCGATTGCAATAATCGTCTGCGGAGGAgcgtacaaattaatattag GTAATACGCGACATTTACAGGAGCCCAACTTCGCCAGTAGCACGGCGACTCTGGGCAACATCGCCACGGCCTTCTACACGGGTCTGTGGGCCTACGACGGATGGAATAACCTTAACTATGTCACAGAGGAAATTAAAAACCCATCCAA GAACCTCCCACTGAGCATCATAATCGGCATCCCGCTGGTGACACTTTGCTACGCGTTGGTCAACGTGTCGTACTTGGCCGTCATGTCGGTCAGCGAGATGGCCGACAGTGAGGCTGTGGCGGTCACGTTCGGAAACCGACTGCTGGGCCCTCTCGCCTGGCTCATGCCGCTCGCCGTCACCATCTCTACATTCGGATCAGCTAATGGAACGCTATTCGTTGCGGGGAG ATTGTGTTTTGCGGCCTCTCGTGAGGGACACTTGCTGGATATCCTTTCGTACGTGCACGTGCGACGTTTTACTCCGGCACCGGGGCTGATATTCCAT TCCCTGATAGCGGTAGCGATGGTGCTGTACGGGACGATAGACTCGCTCATCGATTTCTTCTCGTTCACTGCCTGGATCTTCTACGGGGGAGCCATGCTTGCTTTGATCGTCATGAGATATACTAAGCCCAATGCGCCCAGACCTTATAAG gtGCCGATAATAATCCCATACGTAGTGCTCATAGTGTCGGCCTACCTCGTCGTGGCGCCCATCATAGACAAGCCGCAGTGGGAGTATCTGTACGCCGGCGGGTTCATCCTCGGCGGTCTGCTGGTGTACTTGCCGTTTGTCAAGTGGGGATATTCGTTACCGTTTATGG ATAAGATAACAGTTTTTCTGCAAATGGTGCTGGAGGTGGTGCCGACGTCGACAACTTTCGAATACTAA
- the LOC125070155 gene encoding b(0,+)-type amino acid transporter 1-like isoform X2 — MHHHEQPPGIACNGSTREGGLVWRGCAANCDAEDGTAGTLTDGNANPGDKLEGSDAAPDDPVHLKRRVGLFSGVALIVGTMIGSGIFVSPSGLLERTGSVGISFIIWMACGLLSLLGALAYAELGTMNTSSGAEYAYFMDAFGGPPAFLFSWVSTLVLKPSQMAIICLSFAKYAVEPFVSECEPPNALVKLVAVISIVMILAVNCYSVNLATKVQNIFTAAKLVAIAIIVCGGAYKLILGNTRHLQEPNFASSTATLGNIATAFYTGLWAYDGWNNLNYVTEEIKNPSKNLPLSIIIGIPLVTLCYALVNVSYLAVMSVSEMADSEAVAVTFGNRLLGPLAWLMPLAVTISTFGSANGTLFVAGRLCFAASREGHLLDILSYVHVRRFTPAPGLIFHSLIAVAMVLYGTIDSLIDFFSFTAWIFYGGAMLALIVMRYTKPNAPRPYKVPIIIPYVVLIVSAYLVVAPIIDKPQWEYLYAGGFILGGLLVYLPFVKWGYSLPFMDKITVFLQMVLEVVPTSTTFEY, encoded by the exons GGAGCACACGCGAAGGCGGATTGGTGTGGCGCGGGTGCGCCGCCAACTGCGACGCCGAAGACGGCACGGCGGGAACACTCACCGACGGCAACGCCAACCCAGGAGACAAG CTGGAGGGGTCGGACGCAGCTCCGGACGACCCTGTTCACCTCAAGAGACGGGTGGGACTCTTCAGTGGGGTGGCTCTAATCGTCGGCACTATGATTG GTTCTGGAATATTCGTGTCGCCCTCTGGGCTTTTGGAGCGCACGGGCTCAGTGGGCATAAGCTTCATCATTTGGATGGCGTGTGGCCTACTCTCCCTGCTCG GAGCGCTCGCATACGCGGAGCTAGGAACGATGAATACATCATCCGGAGCTGAGTACGCGTATTTTATGGACGCTTTCGGAGGACCTcctgcatttttattttcatgg gTCTCGACTTTAGTACTGAAACCATCTCAAATGGCTATCATCTGCCTCAGCTTCGCAAAATATGCTGTAGAGCCGTTCGTGTCTGAGTGCGAACCACCAAACGCTCTTGTCAAGCTAGTGGCCGTCATATCTATTG TAATGATTCTGGCGGTCAACTGCTACAGTGTGAACTTGGCGACGAAAGTCCAGAACATCTTCACTGCGGCAAAATTAGTGGCGATTGCAATAATCGTCTGCGGAGGAgcgtacaaattaatattag GTAATACGCGACATTTACAGGAGCCCAACTTCGCCAGTAGCACGGCGACTCTGGGCAACATCGCCACGGCCTTCTACACGGGTCTGTGGGCCTACGACGGATGGAATAACCTTAACTATGTCACAGAGGAAATTAAAAACCCATCCAA GAACCTCCCACTGAGCATCATAATCGGCATCCCGCTGGTGACACTTTGCTACGCGTTGGTCAACGTGTCGTACTTGGCCGTCATGTCGGTCAGCGAGATGGCCGACAGTGAGGCTGTGGCGGTCACGTTCGGAAACCGACTGCTGGGCCCTCTCGCCTGGCTCATGCCGCTCGCCGTCACCATCTCTACATTCGGATCAGCTAATGGAACGCTATTCGTTGCGGGGAG ATTGTGTTTTGCGGCCTCTCGTGAGGGACACTTGCTGGATATCCTTTCGTACGTGCACGTGCGACGTTTTACTCCGGCACCGGGGCTGATATTCCAT TCCCTGATAGCGGTAGCGATGGTGCTGTACGGGACGATAGACTCGCTCATCGATTTCTTCTCGTTCACTGCCTGGATCTTCTACGGGGGAGCCATGCTTGCTTTGATCGTCATGAGATATACTAAGCCCAATGCGCCCAGACCTTATAAG gtGCCGATAATAATCCCATACGTAGTGCTCATAGTGTCGGCCTACCTCGTCGTGGCGCCCATCATAGACAAGCCGCAGTGGGAGTATCTGTACGCCGGCGGGTTCATCCTCGGCGGTCTGCTGGTGTACTTGCCGTTTGTCAAGTGGGGATATTCGTTACCGTTTATGG ATAAGATAACAGTTTTTCTGCAAATGGTGCTGGAGGTGGTGCCGACGTCGACAACTTTCGAATACTAA